From the Streptomyces sp. KMM 9044 genome, one window contains:
- the trxB gene encoding thioredoxin-disulfide reductase gives MSTATDVRDVVIIGSGPAGYTAALYTARADLGPLVFGGAIFVGGSLTTTTEVENFPGFPSGVQGPELVENMRAQAGKFGAEMIDDDIVAVDLTGDIKTVTDTAGTVHRAKTVIVATGSGHRKLGLPKEDELSGRGVSWCATCDGFFFRDRDIAVVGGGDTAMEEATFLTRFARSVTVVHRRSALRASQVMQNRAFSDNKISFAFDSEVAGLQEENGMLSGVTLRDTLTGETRELAATGLFIAIGHDPRTELFKGQLDLDSEGYLKVGAPSTRTNIPGVFGAGDVVDHTYRQAITAAGSGCAAALDTERYLAALTDVSVTAEAVAVA, from the coding sequence ATGAGCACCGCCACGGACGTCCGCGACGTCGTCATCATCGGCTCGGGCCCCGCGGGCTACACCGCGGCGCTCTACACCGCCCGCGCCGACCTCGGCCCCCTCGTCTTCGGCGGCGCGATCTTCGTCGGCGGCTCCCTGACGACCACGACCGAGGTCGAGAACTTCCCGGGCTTCCCCAGCGGCGTCCAGGGCCCCGAGCTCGTGGAGAACATGCGGGCCCAGGCCGGGAAGTTCGGCGCCGAAATGATCGACGACGACATCGTCGCCGTCGACCTGACCGGTGACATCAAGACCGTCACCGACACCGCCGGGACCGTCCACCGCGCGAAGACGGTGATCGTCGCCACCGGCTCCGGCCATCGCAAGCTCGGCCTGCCCAAGGAGGACGAGTTGTCCGGGCGGGGTGTGTCCTGGTGCGCCACCTGCGACGGTTTCTTCTTCCGCGACCGCGACATCGCGGTCGTCGGCGGCGGAGACACCGCGATGGAGGAGGCCACCTTCCTCACCCGCTTCGCCAGGTCGGTGACCGTCGTACACCGTCGCTCCGCGCTGCGCGCCTCCCAGGTCATGCAGAACCGCGCCTTCTCCGACAACAAGATCTCCTTCGCCTTCGACAGCGAGGTCGCCGGGCTTCAGGAGGAGAACGGCATGCTGTCCGGCGTGACGCTGCGCGACACCCTGACCGGCGAGACGCGCGAGCTGGCCGCGACCGGCCTGTTCATCGCGATCGGCCACGACCCTCGCACCGAACTCTTCAAGGGCCAACTGGACCTCGACTCCGAGGGCTATCTGAAGGTCGGGGCCCCGTCGACACGTACGAACATCCCGGGTGTCTTCGGCGCAGGCGACGTGGTCGACCACACCTATCGCCAGGCCATCACCGCGGCCGGCTCCGGTTGTGCCGCCGCCCTGGACACCGAGCGGTATCTCGCAGCCCTGACCGACGTGTCCGTGACGGCCGAGGCCGTCGCGGTCGCCTGA
- a CDS encoding arsenate reductase ArsC — protein sequence MSDKPSVLFVCVHNAGRSQMAAAWLTHLAGDRVEVRSAGSNPGGNVNPAAVEAMREVGIDISAEVPKMLTVDAVRESDVCITMGCGDTCPVFPGKRYLDWQLEDPAGQGVEAVRPIRDEIRVLVEGLIKEIAPEPQV from the coding sequence TTCCGTGCTGTTCGTCTGTGTCCACAACGCCGGCCGCTCGCAGATGGCCGCCGCGTGGCTGACCCACCTGGCCGGGGACCGCGTCGAGGTCCGTTCCGCCGGTTCCAACCCGGGCGGCAATGTCAACCCCGCCGCCGTCGAGGCCATGCGCGAGGTCGGCATCGACATTTCCGCCGAGGTGCCGAAGATGCTCACCGTGGACGCGGTCAGGGAGTCCGACGTCTGCATCACCATGGGCTGTGGCGACACCTGCCCCGTCTTCCCCGGCAAGCGGTACCTGGACTGGCAGCTGGAGGATCCGGCCGGCCAGGGCGTCGAGGCCGTCCGTCCGATCCGCGACGAGATCAGGGTACTGGTCGAGGGCCTGATCAAGGAGATCGCGCCGGAGCCGCAGGTATGA